A region from the Acyrthosiphon pisum isolate AL4f chromosome A1, pea_aphid_22Mar2018_4r6ur, whole genome shotgun sequence genome encodes:
- the LOC100166469 gene encoding LIM homeobox transcription factor 1-beta isoform X2 translates to MMLDILHRHVVRDMDGFPRISNYGDCGDGPASCEGCGTKIVDRFLMRVGTSSWHEQCVTCSACGVPLAKSCYYRHNGLYCKNDYDRLFGVKCGRCGEPLGARELVMRAGPSHVYHVGCFACVACMQPLQKGQQYVVKAGGGQLFCRTDFEKEIFLMQQTVGSPQPDDSLTLDENCRPRDGRRGPKRPRTILTSVQRRQFKASFEVSPKPCRKVREALAKDTGLSVRVVQVWFQNQRAKMKKIQRKSKQDDKNTNNNNANNTDKNETEHATNTTSSVCSGDHYLSLSTLSMHDSSDSNYQNSQPLNPNIPYSPEGTYTGDHSVDSFCSSDVSLDGSTTAADEIGSDTMSLDLSVHHGTHNQNVHHQNHHHHHHHHHVGGAASVVPGQQINPIDKLYLMQNSYFNSNDH, encoded by the exons ATGATGCTGGACATACTGCACCGGCACGTCGTCAGGGACATGGACGGGTTTCCCAGAATCTCCAACT ACGGCGATTGTGGCGATGGCCCGGCGAGTTGCGAGGGTTGCGGTACGAAGATCGTGGACAGGTTCTTAATGCGAGTGGGTACAAGCAGCTGGCACGAGCAGTGCGTCACATGTTCAGCATGCGGCGTCCCGCTGGCCAAGTCGTGCTACTACCGGCACAATGGATTGTACTGCAAAAACGATTATGACAG ACTATTTGGCGTCAAATGCGGTCGGTGTGGCGAGCCTTTGGGAGCCAGAGAACTCGTAATGCGCGCTGGGCCCAGTCACGTTTATCACGTGGGATGTTTCGCGTGTGTGGCTTGCATGCAACCGTTACAGAAAGGCCAGCAGTATGTGGTCAAAGCTGGTGGCGGACAACTATTTTGCCGTACAGACTTCGAAAAGGAAATATTTCTCATGCAACAGACCGTTGGAAGTCCGCaaccag ACGATAGTCTAACTTTAGACGAGAACTGTAGACCTCGAGACGGCCGCCGTGGACCGAAAAGACCCAGAACCATATTAACTTCAGTACAACGACGGCAGTTCAAAGCTTCATTCGAAGTCAGTCCAAAACCTTGTAGAAAG GTACGAGAAGCGCTGGCTAAAGACACGGGATTAAGTGTGCGAGTAGTGCAAGTATGGTTTCAAAATCAGAGAGCAAAAATGAAGAAAATCCAGAGAAAGAGTAAACAGGACGATAAAAATACGAACAATAATAACGCGAACAATACGGATAAAAATGAAACTGAGCACGCAACGAATACCACATCTAGCGTATGTTCTGGAG ATCATTATTTGAGCTTGAGTACGCTGAGCATGCACGACAGCAGTGACTCGAACTATCAGAACAGCCAGCCGCTGAACCCCAACATACCGTACTCGCCGGAAG GTACGTACACCGGCGACCATTCGGTGGACAGTTTCTGCAGTTCGGACGTGTCCCTGGACGGCAGCACCACGGCGGCGGACGAGATCGGCTCCGATACCATGTCACTAGACCTATCCGTCCACCACGGGACCCATAACCAAAACGTGCACCACCAAAATCACCACCATCATCACCATCACCATCACGTCGGTGGTGCCGCGTCCGTGGTGCCGGGCCAGCAGATCAACCCGATCGACAAACTGTATCTGATGCAAAACTCCTACTTCAACAGCAACGaccattaa
- the LOC100166469 gene encoding LIM homeobox transcription factor 1-beta isoform X1, whose product MMLDILHRHVVRDMDGFPRISNSDGDCGDGPASCEGCGTKIVDRFLMRVGTSSWHEQCVTCSACGVPLAKSCYYRHNGLYCKNDYDRLFGVKCGRCGEPLGARELVMRAGPSHVYHVGCFACVACMQPLQKGQQYVVKAGGGQLFCRTDFEKEIFLMQQTVGSPQPDDSLTLDENCRPRDGRRGPKRPRTILTSVQRRQFKASFEVSPKPCRKVREALAKDTGLSVRVVQVWFQNQRAKMKKIQRKSKQDDKNTNNNNANNTDKNETEHATNTTSSVCSGDHYLSLSTLSMHDSSDSNYQNSQPLNPNIPYSPEGTYTGDHSVDSFCSSDVSLDGSTTAADEIGSDTMSLDLSVHHGTHNQNVHHQNHHHHHHHHHVGGAASVVPGQQINPIDKLYLMQNSYFNSNDH is encoded by the exons ATGATGCTGGACATACTGCACCGGCACGTCGTCAGGGACATGGACGGGTTTCCCAGAATCTCCAACT CAGACGGCGATTGTGGCGATGGCCCGGCGAGTTGCGAGGGTTGCGGTACGAAGATCGTGGACAGGTTCTTAATGCGAGTGGGTACAAGCAGCTGGCACGAGCAGTGCGTCACATGTTCAGCATGCGGCGTCCCGCTGGCCAAGTCGTGCTACTACCGGCACAATGGATTGTACTGCAAAAACGATTATGACAG ACTATTTGGCGTCAAATGCGGTCGGTGTGGCGAGCCTTTGGGAGCCAGAGAACTCGTAATGCGCGCTGGGCCCAGTCACGTTTATCACGTGGGATGTTTCGCGTGTGTGGCTTGCATGCAACCGTTACAGAAAGGCCAGCAGTATGTGGTCAAAGCTGGTGGCGGACAACTATTTTGCCGTACAGACTTCGAAAAGGAAATATTTCTCATGCAACAGACCGTTGGAAGTCCGCaaccag ACGATAGTCTAACTTTAGACGAGAACTGTAGACCTCGAGACGGCCGCCGTGGACCGAAAAGACCCAGAACCATATTAACTTCAGTACAACGACGGCAGTTCAAAGCTTCATTCGAAGTCAGTCCAAAACCTTGTAGAAAG GTACGAGAAGCGCTGGCTAAAGACACGGGATTAAGTGTGCGAGTAGTGCAAGTATGGTTTCAAAATCAGAGAGCAAAAATGAAGAAAATCCAGAGAAAGAGTAAACAGGACGATAAAAATACGAACAATAATAACGCGAACAATACGGATAAAAATGAAACTGAGCACGCAACGAATACCACATCTAGCGTATGTTCTGGAG ATCATTATTTGAGCTTGAGTACGCTGAGCATGCACGACAGCAGTGACTCGAACTATCAGAACAGCCAGCCGCTGAACCCCAACATACCGTACTCGCCGGAAG GTACGTACACCGGCGACCATTCGGTGGACAGTTTCTGCAGTTCGGACGTGTCCCTGGACGGCAGCACCACGGCGGCGGACGAGATCGGCTCCGATACCATGTCACTAGACCTATCCGTCCACCACGGGACCCATAACCAAAACGTGCACCACCAAAATCACCACCATCATCACCATCACCATCACGTCGGTGGTGCCGCGTCCGTGGTGCCGGGCCAGCAGATCAACCCGATCGACAAACTGTATCTGATGCAAAACTCCTACTTCAACAGCAACGaccattaa
- the LOC100166469 gene encoding LIM homeobox transcription factor 1-alpha isoform X3 produces MMLDILHRHVVRDMDGFPRISNSDGDCGDGPASCEGCGTKIVDRFLMRVGTSSWHEQCVTCSACGVPLAKSCYYRHNGLYCKNDYDRLFGVKCGRCGEPLGARELVMRAGPSHVYHVGCFACVACMQPLQKGQQYVVKAGGGQLFCRTDFEKEIFLMQQTVGSPQPDDSLTLDENCRPRDGRRGPKRPRTILTSVQRRQFKASFEVSPKPCRKVREALAKDTGLSVRVVQVWFQNQRAKMKKIQRKSKQDDKNTNNNNANNTDKNETEHATNTTSSVCSGGTYTGDHSVDSFCSSDVSLDGSTTAADEIGSDTMSLDLSVHHGTHNQNVHHQNHHHHHHHHHVGGAASVVPGQQINPIDKLYLMQNSYFNSNDH; encoded by the exons ATGATGCTGGACATACTGCACCGGCACGTCGTCAGGGACATGGACGGGTTTCCCAGAATCTCCAACT CAGACGGCGATTGTGGCGATGGCCCGGCGAGTTGCGAGGGTTGCGGTACGAAGATCGTGGACAGGTTCTTAATGCGAGTGGGTACAAGCAGCTGGCACGAGCAGTGCGTCACATGTTCAGCATGCGGCGTCCCGCTGGCCAAGTCGTGCTACTACCGGCACAATGGATTGTACTGCAAAAACGATTATGACAG ACTATTTGGCGTCAAATGCGGTCGGTGTGGCGAGCCTTTGGGAGCCAGAGAACTCGTAATGCGCGCTGGGCCCAGTCACGTTTATCACGTGGGATGTTTCGCGTGTGTGGCTTGCATGCAACCGTTACAGAAAGGCCAGCAGTATGTGGTCAAAGCTGGTGGCGGACAACTATTTTGCCGTACAGACTTCGAAAAGGAAATATTTCTCATGCAACAGACCGTTGGAAGTCCGCaaccag ACGATAGTCTAACTTTAGACGAGAACTGTAGACCTCGAGACGGCCGCCGTGGACCGAAAAGACCCAGAACCATATTAACTTCAGTACAACGACGGCAGTTCAAAGCTTCATTCGAAGTCAGTCCAAAACCTTGTAGAAAG GTACGAGAAGCGCTGGCTAAAGACACGGGATTAAGTGTGCGAGTAGTGCAAGTATGGTTTCAAAATCAGAGAGCAAAAATGAAGAAAATCCAGAGAAAGAGTAAACAGGACGATAAAAATACGAACAATAATAACGCGAACAATACGGATAAAAATGAAACTGAGCACGCAACGAATACCACATCTAGCGTATGTTCTGGAG GTACGTACACCGGCGACCATTCGGTGGACAGTTTCTGCAGTTCGGACGTGTCCCTGGACGGCAGCACCACGGCGGCGGACGAGATCGGCTCCGATACCATGTCACTAGACCTATCCGTCCACCACGGGACCCATAACCAAAACGTGCACCACCAAAATCACCACCATCATCACCATCACCATCACGTCGGTGGTGCCGCGTCCGTGGTGCCGGGCCAGCAGATCAACCCGATCGACAAACTGTATCTGATGCAAAACTCCTACTTCAACAGCAACGaccattaa
- the LOC100574889 gene encoding uncharacterized protein LOC100574889: protein MEKSTNKSCRRSLFDRFSEEIDNEESTIAFSNNRETTNMNDENTSIDENIDLIKRECEAKLKAFDDAFETIYGNNEVNFIQVLQMAEEVQVNCIRLINLVKTQINSIEKLRSKINLLENKHLNTINKLQLEVTKLNLQLKQQSSFICTIGSTFCYSLSRATQTSSAIDMILQEDCITNMAQLITNMLSCFIRQYNNKMPSTKTNQMKFVLHMLRVVVNLSTTESGCHFLSQVNDGINIINLIVSLVLHTPPSHGVLKKIAYTTLYNVSNRFNGHLLMENNKLIQTLNNDIKLVPNGGNNYVILFSINLLHSLTEKMNKSMYTILKNEINLQEILKLTRYTETESKARKIYNNIKIASEKYNNE from the exons ATGGAGAAGTCAACTAATAAAAGTTGTAGAAGATCATTATTTGATAGATTTTCAGAAGAAATTGACAATGAAGAGTCTACAATTGCTTTTTCAAATAATAGAGAAACAACGAATATGAATGATGAGAATACATCAATTGATGAAAACATTGATTTGATCAAACGTGAATGCGAAGCTAAG CTTAAAGCATTTGATGATGCATTTGAAACAATTTATGGCAATAATGAAGTGAATTTTATTCAAGTCCTGCAAATGGCTGAAGAAGTGCAAGTAAATTGTATACGTTTGATAAATTTAGTTAAGACACAAATCAATTCAA TTGAAAAGTTaagatctaaaataaatttactggAAAACAAACAtcttaatactataaataagttACAACTGGAAGTCACAAAATTAAACTTGCAACTCAAACAGCAATCTTCATTTATTTGTACTATAGGGTCTACATTTTGTTACTCTTTGTCAAGAGCAACTCAAACATCTTCAGCGATTGATATGATTTTACAAGAA gATTGCATAACAAATATGGCtcaattaattactaatatgcTTAGTTGTTTTATtcgacaatataataacaagatgccatcaacaaaaacaaatcaaatgaAATTTGTGTTACATATGTTAAGAGTAGTAGTTAACCTATCAACCACAGAAAGTGGTTGTCATTTTTTGTCACAAGTTAATGatggaattaatattattaacctcATTGTATCGTTGGTATTGCACACACCTCCTTCACATGgtgttttaaaaaa GATTGCTTACACAACATTGTATAATGTGAGCAATCGATTTAATGGACACTTACTTATGGAAAACAATAAACttatacaaacattaaataatgaCATCAAATTAGTCCCTAACGGGGGCAATAACTATGTAATATTGTTCTCTATAAACTTACTACATTCTCTAactgaaaaaatgaataaatcgaTGTACACAATTCTTAAGAATGAA atAAATTTACAAGAAATACTCAAACTAACAAGGTATACAGAGACAGAATCAAAAgctagaaaaatatataataacattaagattgctagtgaaaaatataacaatgagtGA